A region from the Natronorubrum halophilum genome encodes:
- the trmB gene encoding HTH-type sugar sensing transcriptional regulator TrmB — MAPDELRSTVEQVGDRFNLGEYEIDAYLTVLEQGQLTASEIADRTDIPQPRVYDTVRSLSDRGLVELRESRPMKVVAIDPDEAFENVQHSLEEMISKLEARYTAPARDTEAVSLVKSRSTILRYLEEVIDDAEYELSLSLTPDLLTRFEEDLREAVDAGVSVDLIVTPANEAPDPDEYDYLEVATTTRARRGITTPVVAVADGNYSMYATQDALRDDQDRYGVIFNRSALGFLVSGFFGTVLWTTAERTLGEDGTARYYPRKYASIRRCVKDIINDGGEFYATIDGRDVEVGGQRVVRGRILDVSFEVSEEVAALTLETVDGEEVTVGGRVAALEDIEAHEIHIGRHEPPTLEAE; from the coding sequence ATGGCACCAGACGAACTTCGCTCGACCGTCGAACAGGTCGGGGACCGGTTCAATCTCGGCGAGTACGAGATCGACGCCTATCTCACCGTGTTAGAGCAGGGACAGCTCACCGCGAGCGAGATCGCCGACCGAACCGATATTCCACAGCCGCGCGTCTACGACACGGTACGCAGTTTGAGCGACCGCGGACTCGTCGAACTCCGTGAATCACGCCCGATGAAGGTCGTCGCGATCGATCCCGACGAAGCCTTCGAGAACGTCCAACACTCCTTAGAGGAGATGATCAGCAAACTCGAGGCGCGATACACCGCCCCGGCCCGTGACACGGAGGCCGTCTCCCTCGTGAAGTCGCGATCGACGATTCTGCGCTACCTCGAGGAGGTCATCGACGACGCCGAGTACGAACTCTCGCTGTCGCTGACGCCGGATCTGTTGACGCGGTTCGAGGAGGATCTGAGGGAAGCCGTCGACGCCGGCGTGAGCGTCGATCTGATCGTGACGCCGGCCAACGAGGCGCCCGATCCGGACGAGTACGACTATCTCGAAGTCGCGACGACGACTCGAGCGCGACGGGGGATCACGACGCCGGTCGTCGCCGTCGCGGACGGCAACTACTCGATGTACGCGACGCAGGACGCCCTCCGCGACGATCAAGACCGCTACGGTGTCATCTTCAACCGTTCCGCCCTCGGCTTTCTCGTCTCCGGTTTCTTCGGGACCGTCCTCTGGACGACCGCCGAGCGGACCCTGGGCGAGGACGGGACGGCACGCTACTACCCCCGAAAGTACGCCTCGATCCGTCGGTGCGTCAAAGACATCATCAACGACGGCGGGGAGTTCTACGCGACGATCGACGGCCGAGACGTCGAAGTCGGCGGCCAACGCGTCGTCCGCGGCCGCATCCTCGACGTCTCCTTCGAAGTGAGCGAGGAAGTCGCCGCACTCACCCTGGAGACCGTCGACGGCGAGGAGGTCACCGTGGGCGGGCGCGTTGCCGCTCTGGAAGATATCGAAGCTCACGAGATACACATCGGTCGCCACGAACCGCCGACGCTCGAAGCGGAGTGA
- a CDS encoding mechanosensitive ion channel family protein, whose product MRGLVRLIESEEVRQMQNFFPFGVTEFVLALLVLTVGWYLSKLVIRIAGRTIARRIERPSVTRTVLRGVRISVLLVAAVIAAVILGLGDTQILLSVTVISAVIAVVLAPLVGSLINGVFVIADQPYEIGDMIEIADQGHRGFVEDITIRYTKIFTLQNTFIVIPNSAIQERDVINYSAEDERTRISASFEVTYGSDLEVARQQAERAARTADTVISGGPDIRIGSARYRAAPLCTIEKYADNGVILELRFWVEHPYKQAVARSDVQAAIRNRYADRDVEFAYPRRHHVFDRSSGAARVAVDGPESEWLNGDPADAPGASADERRDGFETEAGTEGGDQRDQ is encoded by the coding sequence ATGCGCGGATTGGTGCGGCTAATCGAGAGCGAGGAAGTCAGACAAATGCAGAATTTCTTCCCGTTCGGCGTCACCGAGTTCGTCCTCGCCCTTCTGGTTTTGACCGTCGGCTGGTACCTCTCGAAGCTGGTGATTCGGATCGCCGGCCGCACCATCGCCCGCCGGATCGAGCGCCCCAGTGTCACGCGAACCGTGCTTCGCGGCGTCAGAATCTCCGTCCTGCTGGTGGCGGCCGTTATCGCTGCTGTGATCCTCGGTCTCGGTGACACACAGATCCTCCTTTCGGTGACCGTCATCTCGGCCGTGATCGCCGTCGTCCTCGCACCGCTCGTCGGAAGTCTGATCAACGGCGTCTTCGTGATCGCCGATCAACCGTACGAGATCGGCGACATGATCGAGATCGCCGACCAGGGCCACAGAGGGTTCGTCGAGGACATTACGATTCGGTACACGAAGATCTTCACCCTCCAGAACACGTTTATCGTGATCCCGAACTCCGCGATTCAGGAACGAGACGTGATTAACTACTCCGCCGAGGACGAGCGGACCCGGATTTCGGCCTCGTTCGAAGTGACGTACGGAAGCGACCTCGAGGTCGCGCGACAGCAGGCTGAACGGGCCGCTCGGACCGCAGATACCGTTATTTCCGGTGGTCCGGACATTCGAATCGGCAGCGCTCGATATCGCGCAGCGCCGCTCTGTACCATCGAGAAGTACGCCGACAACGGTGTCATACTCGAACTGCGCTTCTGGGTCGAACATCCCTACAAGCAGGCCGTCGCCCGTTCGGACGTACAAGCGGCGATCCGCAACCGCTACGCGGACCGCGACGTCGAGTTCGCCTACCCGCGACGACACCACGTCTTCGATCGGAGCAGCGGTGCGGCCCGGGTGGCCGTCGACGGCCCCGAATCCGAGTGGCTGAACGGCGATCCGGCCGATGCGCCGGGAGCGAGCGCCGACGAGCGACGCGACGGATTCGAGACCGAGGCTGGTACCGAGGGCGGAGATCAGCGCGATCAGTGA
- a CDS encoding universal stress protein: protein MYDDILIPTDGSETISETLAHGLPLADHDDATVHALYVVDSRITAATTDETGPKLERSLEAEGRDAVATVEERASERGLDAVSDVRKGTPSKTILEYADAHDIDLIVIGTRGKSPREKVTSLGSVSERVVDNASIPVFVVRGAGGDG, encoded by the coding sequence ATGTACGACGACATCCTCATTCCGACAGACGGGAGCGAGACGATTTCCGAGACGCTGGCTCACGGACTCCCCCTCGCGGACCACGACGATGCGACGGTTCACGCGCTGTACGTGGTCGACAGCCGGATCACGGCGGCGACGACGGACGAGACCGGTCCCAAACTCGAGCGATCGCTCGAGGCGGAGGGTCGGGACGCCGTCGCCACCGTCGAGGAACGCGCGTCAGAACGGGGGCTCGACGCGGTGAGCGACGTCAGGAAGGGGACGCCATCGAAAACGATCCTCGAGTACGCCGATGCACACGACATCGACCTGATCGTCATCGGGACGCGCGGAAAGAGCCCTCGAGAGAAGGTCACCTCGCTCGGTAGCGTCTCGGAGCGCGTGGTCGACAACGCTTCGATTCCGGTGTTCGTCGTGCGCGGCGCGGGCGGAGACGGATAA
- a CDS encoding universal stress protein — translation MSLVVVPVRYPLSKHSRRTLERAVEVAREREATLTILHVDLYQNGKKVTRIDLKTAVENAFGRLENARYVVRTGFLVEESILDEVAAEGADAVVIGGQQASRLRRIFRRFTDNPNIDHYLRNHLDCEVITVESARA, via the coding sequence ATGTCGCTGGTCGTGGTTCCCGTTCGGTATCCCTTGTCAAAGCATTCGCGACGAACGCTCGAACGCGCAGTCGAGGTCGCTCGCGAGCGAGAGGCGACGTTGACGATCCTCCACGTCGACCTGTACCAGAACGGGAAGAAAGTAACGCGAATCGATCTGAAAACCGCCGTCGAGAACGCGTTCGGTCGACTCGAGAACGCTCGGTACGTCGTTCGGACCGGGTTTCTCGTCGAAGAGAGCATTCTCGACGAAGTCGCTGCAGAAGGTGCCGATGCCGTCGTGATCGGCGGTCAGCAGGCGAGTCGGTTGCGGCGCATCTTCCGACGGTTCACCGACAACCCGAATATCGATCACTATCTGCGAAATCACCTCGATTGCGAGGTTATTACCGTCGAAAGCGCGCGCGCGTAA
- a CDS encoding DUF5816 domain-containing protein — MQPRSTDDGTVYVSETDGDRGSKGPFLVAYESRDATRRYGWFCTNCESFDNAMDSMGRIKCNQCDNFRKPTEWDAAHE, encoded by the coding sequence ATGCAACCGAGGTCCACCGACGACGGCACCGTCTACGTCTCGGAGACGGACGGCGACAGAGGGTCCAAGGGCCCGTTTCTCGTCGCCTACGAGTCCCGAGACGCTACCCGCCGGTACGGCTGGTTCTGTACGAACTGCGAGAGTTTCGACAACGCGATGGATTCGATGGGACGAATTAAGTGCAATCAGTGTGATAACTTCCGCAAGCCGACTGAGTGGGACGCCGCTCACGAGTGA
- a CDS encoding DUF7116 family protein, whose product MRLAEQARSIFAELGYTVEGTGPTFRAEREWKAVQVNTVLETGALPTDSGQFHCFVAQPEDADEIENKLRSVDPNYEWAIIVVDGDDYQVERAPPGPRVSA is encoded by the coding sequence ATGCGACTCGCCGAGCAGGCTAGGTCGATATTCGCAGAGCTTGGATACACCGTCGAAGGAACCGGCCCGACGTTCCGCGCAGAACGCGAGTGGAAGGCCGTCCAGGTAAACACCGTCCTCGAGACAGGAGCGCTTCCGACCGACTCCGGACAGTTCCACTGCTTCGTCGCCCAACCCGAGGACGCTGACGAGATAGAGAACAAGCTCCGGAGCGTGGATCCGAACTACGAATGGGCGATTATCGTCGTCGACGGGGACGACTATCAGGTCGAACGCGCTCCACCAGGACCGCGAGTTTCAGCCTAA
- a CDS encoding pyridoxal-phosphate-dependent aminotransferase family protein, whose protein sequence is MSDANGSIDVTEIGELTPPDRTLMGPGPSDVNPRVLRAMSTPLVGHLDPSFIEIMNEVQELLRYTFRTDNQWTIPVSGTGSAAMEAAIGNVIEPGDTMLVPTNGYFGGRMASMARRAGGEVVEVDAPWGEPLEPASVSDALAEHDPDVFGFVHAETSTGVLQPDVPELTAAAHDHDALVIADTVTSIGGVELRVDEWGIDVAYAGPQKCLSCPPGASPLTLSDEAMEKVLAREEDSRSWYLDLSLLEGYWGDDRAYHHTAPITNVYALREALRLVAEEGIEARWDRHERLAGALKAGMEGMGLEMNAPEEYWLPSLNAVRVPDGIDDGEVCAELLERYDLEIAGGLGDLDGEIFRIGCMGHSARPENVIYVVTALGDVLESMGAPVDPGAGVTATRRALEE, encoded by the coding sequence ATGTCAGATGCGAACGGTTCGATCGACGTGACAGAGATCGGCGAACTGACGCCACCGGATCGGACGCTAATGGGACCCGGACCGAGCGACGTCAACCCGCGCGTGCTGCGAGCGATGTCCACGCCGCTCGTGGGCCACCTCGACCCGTCGTTCATCGAGATCATGAACGAAGTCCAGGAACTCCTGCGCTATACGTTCCGAACCGACAACCAGTGGACGATCCCGGTCTCGGGAACCGGCTCCGCGGCCATGGAGGCCGCGATCGGTAACGTGATCGAGCCCGGCGACACCATGCTCGTTCCGACGAACGGCTACTTCGGCGGCCGGATGGCCTCGATGGCCCGCCGGGCCGGCGGCGAGGTCGTCGAAGTCGATGCCCCCTGGGGTGAACCGCTCGAGCCCGCGAGCGTCTCCGATGCGCTCGCCGAACACGATCCCGACGTCTTCGGTTTCGTCCACGCCGAGACGAGTACGGGCGTGCTCCAACCCGACGTCCCGGAACTCACCGCCGCGGCCCACGATCACGACGCGCTGGTCATCGCCGACACCGTCACCTCGATCGGCGGCGTCGAACTGCGCGTCGACGAGTGGGGCATCGACGTCGCCTACGCCGGCCCACAGAAGTGTCTCTCCTGTCCGCCGGGGGCGAGCCCGCTGACGCTCTCCGACGAGGCGATGGAGAAGGTCCTCGCACGCGAAGAAGACTCGCGATCGTGGTATCTCGACCTGTCGCTGCTCGAGGGGTACTGGGGCGACGACCGCGCGTATCACCACACGGCGCCGATCACGAACGTCTACGCGCTCCGGGAAGCGCTGCGGTTGGTCGCCGAAGAGGGTATCGAAGCGCGCTGGGACCGACACGAGCGACTCGCCGGCGCGCTGAAAGCGGGTATGGAAGGGATGGGCCTCGAGATGAACGCCCCCGAGGAGTACTGGCTTCCGAGCCTCAACGCCGTCCGCGTTCCCGACGGGATCGACGACGGCGAGGTCTGTGCCGAACTCCTCGAGCGCTACGACCTGGAGATCGCGGGTGGACTCGGCGACCTGGACGGAGAGATATTCCGGATCGGCTGCATGGGCCACTCCGCACGCCCGGAGAACGTGATTTACGTGGTGACCGCGCTGGGAGACGTTCTCGAGTCGATGGGCGCACCCGTCGATCCCGGGGCTGGCGTGACGGCGACACGACGGGCGCTCGAAGAATAG
- a CDS encoding dodecin — MVFKKITLIGTSSESFDAAADDAIDRAEATLENVHWIEVDELGVEVASADDREYQAEVTVAFQLEE; from the coding sequence ATGGTCTTCAAGAAGATTACCCTGATCGGAACGAGTTCGGAAAGCTTCGACGCGGCGGCCGACGATGCCATCGACCGTGCCGAGGCAACCCTCGAGAACGTCCACTGGATCGAAGTCGACGAACTCGGCGTCGAGGTCGCAAGCGCTGACGACCGCGAGTACCAGGCGGAAGTTACCGTCGCCTTCCAGCTCGAGGAGTAA
- a CDS encoding metal-dependent hydrolase translates to MFVGHALLAFAVAALVADWRGWERRPALFVGVVAGAFAAIPDIDVAYALVGLLEWQAADGALGASTAFWDASRGVHRSVTHSLVVGAVAAPAFGLLAVRGRSGRTRLATVVAIGLLAALVVIALVWDGPLAAFVLGLFAASGIVIARVVARASSLSPATVGIAALWGLWSHPWGDLVTGTPPDWVFPFSTSILESRVVLHPDPTLHLLGAFAIELATIWLALAVVCRLTDRSIFGSVDRRATVGAAYGVAALAVTPPTLEVSYHFVFSILGVGLLCGIVRDASSPTLPRPIRRGLSSSDETLEVVLTALAAVTVALAAYAAVYLVATLV, encoded by the coding sequence GTGTTCGTCGGTCACGCGCTCCTCGCGTTTGCCGTTGCGGCGCTCGTCGCCGACTGGCGTGGCTGGGAGCGCCGCCCGGCGCTGTTCGTCGGTGTCGTCGCCGGCGCGTTCGCTGCGATCCCCGACATCGACGTCGCGTACGCTCTCGTCGGCCTCCTCGAATGGCAGGCGGCCGACGGCGCGCTCGGGGCGTCGACGGCCTTCTGGGACGCGAGCCGAGGCGTCCACCGCTCGGTGACTCACTCCCTGGTCGTCGGCGCGGTCGCGGCACCGGCGTTCGGACTGCTCGCCGTCCGCGGTCGCTCCGGCCGTACCCGACTCGCCACGGTCGTCGCGATCGGTCTCCTCGCGGCTCTCGTCGTGATCGCGCTCGTCTGGGATGGTCCCCTCGCCGCGTTCGTACTGGGACTGTTCGCGGCAAGCGGAATCGTCATCGCTCGCGTTGTCGCTCGAGCGTCGTCGCTCTCGCCAGCGACGGTCGGTATCGCGGCGCTCTGGGGGCTCTGGTCGCACCCGTGGGGCGATCTCGTTACCGGGACGCCTCCCGACTGGGTGTTCCCGTTTTCCACGTCGATTCTCGAATCGCGGGTAGTGCTTCATCCGGATCCGACGCTGCACCTGCTCGGCGCGTTCGCGATCGAACTCGCAACCATCTGGCTCGCCCTCGCGGTCGTCTGTCGCCTCACCGACCGATCGATCTTCGGGTCCGTCGACCGGCGGGCGACCGTCGGCGCGGCTTACGGGGTCGCCGCCCTCGCGGTGACGCCGCCGACGCTCGAGGTATCCTATCACTTCGTCTTCTCCATCCTCGGCGTCGGCCTCCTCTGTGGCATCGTTCGGGACGCGTCCTCGCCGACGCTTCCTCGCCCCATCCGGCGGGGACTGTCGTCGTCCGACGAGACGCTCGAAGTCGTACTCACGGCGCTGGCCGCCGTGACCGTCGCACTCGCCGCGTACGCCGCGGTCTATCTGGTCGCCACACTGGTCTGA